Proteins from one Podospora pseudocomata strain CBS 415.72m chromosome 4, whole genome shotgun sequence genomic window:
- a CDS encoding hypothetical protein (COG:S; EggNog:ENOG503NYM2) has protein sequence MSNDTYDLEALQNGSLANLALTRFKLTPTPSLTVFPDEIFTFGPSLTYLDLSGTGLSSLPPNFTTSLPNLKILFLSNCAFTTFPDLSSHHTLEMVAFRHNSLTSIPENTLPPKLRWLILTDNRIPSLPSSISSCPNLEKCLLAGNNLSTLPPSLTQCQNLTLLRLSANNFSSLPRFLFTAFPKLAYLSFAGNPCSLSSRKAHKLPFGLLDIPYSSLAISRVLGRGASGIISQAEWKPSPDSDFTEDVAVKMFRGSLTSDGRPEDEMEAVLLAGSHESLIGVVGKVTGYSEGEREGVKGGIVMSLVPGGYEVLGLPPDLESCTRDRFTEGERGWEMGKAVEMLTGIAGAGAHLHGRRICHGDLYAHNVLASKEDGHGLLGDFGAASVYGEEEDGVERVEVAAFGRLVGDVLGLVEEGGEGERERAMRRGLEELQRRCEDGDVEGRPDFDEVVEVLRGMLGWRGVMRIPEVPN, from the coding sequence ATGAGCAACGACACCTACGACCTCGAGGCCCTTCAGAATGGCTCCCttgccaacctcgccctcaccaGGTTCAAGCTCACTCCCACGCCCTCCCTCACCGTCTTCCCTGATGAGATCTTCACCTTCGGGCCCTCCCTAACCTACCTCGACCTCTCCGGGACAGgtctttcttctctcccaCCCAATTtcaccacctctctccccaacctcaaaatcctcttcctctccaactgcgccttcaccaccttcccggacctctcctcccaccacaccctaGAAATGGTCGCCTTCCGCCACAACTCGCTCACCAGCATACCCGaaaacaccctcccccccaaactccgCTGGCTAATCCTGACCGACAACcgcatcccctccctcccctcctccatctcctcgtgTCCCAACCTCGAGAAATGCCTCCTGGCGGgcaacaacctctccaccctccccccctccctcacccaatgccaaaacctcaccctcctccgcctctcgGCCAACAACTTTTCTTCCCTCCCCAGGTTCTTGTTCACCGCCTTCCCCAAGCTAGCCTACCTCTCCTTCGCCGGAAACccctgctccctctcctcccgcaaAGCCCACAAACTCCCCTttggcctcctcgacatccccTACAGCTCCCTTGCCATCTCCCGCGTGCTTGGCCGGGGCGCCTCGGGCATCATCTCCCAAGCAGAATGGAAGCCCTCCCCTGATTCCGACTTCACAGAAGACGTAGCCGTCAAAATGTTCAGAGGTTCTCTCACGAGCGACGGCAGGCCggaagatgagatggaggCGGTGTTGCTCGCCGGATCGCATGAGTCGTTGATAGGTGTTGTGGGAAAGGTCACGGGATATTCtgaaggggaaagggaaggggtgaagggggggattGTGATGAGTTTGGTGCCGGGGGGGTATGAAGTTTTGGGCTTGCCGCCGGATCTGGAGAGCTGCACACGGGATCGGTTTACGGAGGGcgagagggggtgggagatggggaaggcggtggagatgcTGACGGGGAttgcgggggcgggggcgcATCTACATGGGCGGAGGATTTGTCATGGGGATTTGTACGCGCATAATGTTTTGGCTAGCAAGGAGGATGGGcatgggttgttgggggattTTGGGGCGGCGAGCGTgtatggggaggaggaggatggggtggagagggtggaggtggcggcgtttgggaggttggtgggggatgtgCTCGGGCttgtggaagaagggggggagggggagcgggagagggcgatgaggaggggattggaggagctgcagaGAAGGtgcgaggatggggatgtggaggggaggccggattttgacgaggtggtggaggtgttgagggggatgttggggtggaggggagtgatgaggattcCGGAGGTGCCTAATTGA
- the CBS2 gene encoding Cytochrome B translational activator protein cbs2 (COG:H; EggNog:ENOG503NVHZ), producing MTTIPALRSAAGGSPSAAMMRRMIATTTTTATMTRRAGQLGGWRSRQQQQQQKRLVSSLGNDTQQKLLAAHLQQADPIMYDIVEKEKVRQKQFINLIPSENFTSQAVLDALGSPMQNKYSEGYPGARYYGGNEFIDASERLCQQRALETFGLDAKEWGVNVQALSGAPANLYVYSAIMETHDRLMGLDLPHGGHLSHGYQTPTKKISFISKYFETVPYRLDESTGLIDYDKLEELATIYRPKVIVAGASAYSRQIDYARMRDIADKVKAYLVADMAHISGLVAAKVMPGPFGYADIVTTTSHKSLRGPRGALIFFRRGVRKVNPKTGAEELYNLENPINQSVFPGHQGGPHNHTIAALAVALKQAQTPEFRAYQSQVLSNAKAFAKRLGEPKEKGGLGYKIVSGGTDNHLVLVDLKPHGVDGARVERILELVGVASNKNTVPGDKSALTPGGLRMGTPAMTTRGFQEEDFARVADIVDRSVTIAVRVDKAARKAAEEKGEGKTAGKVKTFMEFLGDGETDTEIVQLRSEVADWVGTYPVPWEGK from the exons ATGACGACAATCCCAGCGTTACGGAGCGCCGCCGGCGGTTCCCCCTCGGCTgcgatgatgagaaggatgatagccaccaccaccacgacggccacgatgacgaggagggcgggaCAGCTTGGGGGATGGAGGtcaagacagcagcagcagcagcagaaaagATTGGTTTCGTCGTTAGGGAATGATACGCAGCAGAAG TTGCTTGCGGCGCATTTGCAGCAGGCGGATCCGATCATGTATGATATTGTCGAGAAG GAGAAAGTCAGGCAAAAGCAGTTCATCAACTTGATCCCTTCCGAGAACTTTACCTCACAGGCGGTGCTGGATGCGCTGGGGAGTCCTATGCAGA ACAAGTACTCTGAGGGATACCCAGGCGCGAGATACTACGGCGGTAACGAGTTCATCGATGCCTCCGAGAGATTATGCCAGCAGCGCGCACTCGAGACGTTTGGACTGGATGCCAAGGAGTGGGGGGTGAATGTTCAAG CTCTCTCTGGTGCGCCAGCGAACCTGTATGTCTACTCAGCCATCATGGAAACTCATGATCGGTTGATGGGTCTCGATCTCCCCCACGGCGGCCATCTTTCCCACGGGTACCAGACCCCCACCAAGAAgatctccttcatctccaagTACTTCGAGACGGTTCCTTACCGACTTGACGAGTCCACCGGCCTGATCGACTACGATAAGCTCGAGGAGCTGGCAACCATCTACCGCCCCAAGGTTATCGTCGCTGGCGCCTCGGCTTACAGCAGGCAAATCGATTATGCTCGTATGCGGGACATCGCCGACAAGGTGAAGGCCTACCTTGTGGCTGACATGGCGCATATCTCCGGTCTTGTCGCCGCCAAGGTCATGCCCGGGCCGTTTGGCTACGCAGACATTGTCACGACGACTTCTCACAAATCCCTCCGTGGCCCCCGTGGCGCGCTGATTTTCTTCCGCCGCGGTGTGAGGAAGGTCAACCCGAAGACCGGAGCGGAGGAGCTGTACAACCTCGAGAACCCCATCAACCAATCCGTGTTCCCCGGCCATCAGGGCGGTCCGCACAACCACACCATTGCCGCCTTGGCCGTGGCGCTCAAGCAGGCACAAACACCAGAGTTCAGGGCGTATCAATCGCAGGTCTTGTCCAATGCCAAAGCCTTCGCCAAGAGGCTGGGTGAACCAAAGGAAAAGGGCGGGCTGGGCTACAAGATTGTCTCGGGCGGTACTGATAAccatcttgttcttgtcgATCTGAAGCCGCACGGCGTGGACGGGGCGAGAGTGGAACGGATCCTGGAGTTGGTCGGGGTAGCTTCCAACAAGAACACTGTTCCGGGTGACAAGAGCGCGTTGACGCCtggtgggttgaggatgggaaCTCCGGCCATGACGACGAGAGGATTCCAGGAGGAGGACTTTGCGCGGGTAGCGGATATTGTCGATAGGTCGGTGACGATTGCGGTCAGGGTggacaaggcggcgaggaaggcggctgaggaaaagggggaggggaagacggCGGGGAAAGTGAAGACCTTTATGGAGtttttgggggatggggagacgGACACGGAGATTGTGCAGTTGAGGAGTGAGGTGGCGGATTGGGTGGGGACGTATCCTGTTCCTTGGGAGGGGAAGTAA
- the cpc2 gene encoding cross-pathway control WD-repeat protein cpc2 (EggNog:ENOG503NUKD; COG:T; BUSCO:EOG092636T6) has protein sequence MAEQLILKGTLEGHNGWVTSLATSMENPNMLLSASRDKTLIIWNLTRDETQYGYPKRSLHGHSHIVSDCVISSDGAYALSASWDKTLRLWELSSGTTTRRFVGHTNDVLSVSFSADNRQIVSGSRDRSIKLWNTLGDCKFTITDKGHSDWVSCVRFSPNPQNPVIVSAGWDKLVKVWELSSCKLQTDHIGHTGYINTVTISPDGSLCASGGKDGTTMLWDLNESKHLYSLNANDEIHALVFSPNRYWLCAATSSSIIIFDLEKKSKVDELKPDFANVGKKSREPECVSLAWSADGQTLFAGYTDNIIRAWGVMSRA, from the exons ATGGCTGAGCAACTCATCCTCAAGGGCACCCTGGAGGGCCAC AATGGCTGGGTCACCAGCTTGGCCACCTCGATGGAGAA CCCCAACATGCTCCTGTCGGCCTCCCGCGACAAGACCCTGATCATCTGGAACCTCACCCGCGATGAGACCCAGTACGGTTACCCCAAGCGGTCGCTCCACGGCCACTCTCACATCGTCTCCGACTGC GTTATCTCGTCGGATGGCGCTTATGCCCTCTCTGCCTCGTGGGATAAGACTCTCCGTCTCTGGGAGCTCTcctccggcaccaccacacgCCGTTTCGTCGGCCACACCAACGACGTCCTGTCCGTCTCTTTCTCCGCCGACAACCGCCAGATCGTCTCCGGTTCCCGCGATCGCTCCATCAAGCTCTGGAACACCCTCGGTGACTGCAagttcaccatcaccgacaaGGGCCACTCCGACTGGGTTTCCTGCGTTcgcttctcccccaacccccagaaCCCCGTGATCGTCTCTGCCGGCTGGGACAAGCTCGTCAAG GTTTGGGAGCTCTCCAGCTGCAAGCTCCAGACCGACCACATCGGCCACACCGGTtacatcaacaccgtcaccatCTCGCCCGATGGATCCCTCTGCGCTTCCGGTGGCAAGGACGGCACCACCATGCTCTGGGATCTCAACGAGAGCAAGCACCTCTACTCCCTCAACGCCAACGACGAGATCCACGCCCtcgtcttctcccccaaccgcTACTGGCTCTGCGCTGCCAcctccagcagcatcatcatcttcgacctcgagaagaagagcaaggttGATGAGCTCAAGCCCGACTTCGCCAACGTTGGCAAGAAGAGCCGCGAGCCCGAGTGCGTCTCCCTTGCGTGGAGCGCTGATGGCCAGACTCTGTTCGCTGGCTACACGGACAACATCATCCGTGCTTGGGGTGTCATGTCCCGCGCTTAA
- a CDS encoding hypothetical protein (COG:S; EggNog:ENOG503NUNN): MPLIPLPQRQVVMLTTQPSPPVPPAQLGLTPTPPLDIPISSSLLLLFILAATTHMTIFQLNRRRSHKFLFSALLFGFCMARIASLVMRIVWATRPTNTGIALAATIFVAAGVLLLYIVNLVFAQRVLRAYRPRIGWNKTLGWAWKGLFGSVVAVLVMVVTATVVGMMSSDLWVRQKTREVQLFAGVYMAVLAVSPVVVVAGAVFWPGGGGNNKVDKFGQGKMSSKIFLLVGSSLLLTLGAAFRAGIGFVPRLVTDPAWYHSKPAFYCFNFGIELVVVYGYAVARFDKRFHVPDGSSGPGDYGRGAVVVNKEEEVFGGGDSEGRVMEGRG; this comes from the exons ATGCCGCTGATACCCCTTCCACAACGACAAGTCGTCATGCtaaccacccaaccatcT ccccccgtccccccagcccagctAGGCCTAACCCCCACGCCCCCCCTCgacatccccatctcctcctccctcctcctcctcttcatcctcgccgcAACAACCCACATGACAATCTTCCAACtcaaccgccgccgctccCACAAGttcctcttctccgccctcctcttcggctTCTGCATGGCCCGCATCGCCTCCCTCGTCATGCGCATCGTCTGGGCCACCCGCCCGACCAACACCGGCATCGCCCTGGCAGCCACCATCTTTGTCGCCGCCGGCGTCCTGCTGCTGTACATTGTCAACCTCGTCTTTGCGCAGCGGGTCTTGAGGGCATACAGACCCCGGATAGGGTGGAACAAGACCCTCGGGTGGGCGTGGAAGGGATTGTTTGGGAGTGTGGTTgctgttttggtgatggttgtcACGGCTACTGTTGTCGGGATGATGAGTTCTGACCTTTGGGTCAGGCAAAAGACGAGGGAGGTGCAGCTTTTTGCGGGGGTGTATATGGCTGTGCTGGCGGTTTCAccggtggtggtcgttgcTGGGGCCGTGTTTTGGCCGGGCGGGGGCGGGAACAACAAGGTGGACAAGTTTGGGCAGGGGAAGATGAGCAGCAAGATTTTCTTGCTGGTGGGATCGTCGCTTTTGTTGACGTTGGGGGCGGCGTTTAGGGCGGGGATTGGGTTTGTGCCGAGGTTGGTAACGGATCCGGCTTGGTATCATTCAAAGCCGGCGTTTTACTGCTTCAACTTTGGGAttgagttggtggtggtgtatggGTATGCGGTGGCGAGGTTTGATAAGAGGTTCCATGTGCCGGATGGGAGTTCGGGGCCGGGGGATtatgggaggggggcggtggtggtgaataaggaggaggaggtttttgggggtggggattCAGAGGGCAGAGtcatggaggggagggggtga
- a CDS encoding hypothetical protein (COG:S; EggNog:ENOG503P4T3), producing the protein MSSEARKRTAEPADDELPAKRQRSVEGDIDSAVEQLQALNIAPSITHEEMARAGLRRAIALALKHVGFDSSAKDAMEMFTTMVEEYVESLFGTVKINANAARRSQPIPRDFERALKYFNLTTTALEPHKKNPIPRAKRMPEYEPIPERDPVFVDMPVLGAELDGARDKESKLYIPKSFPAFPSIHTYRYTPETVETATVVDDWGSFASDSQSQTLNGSQATPQPQRPLAPEEIPHGDPKKLREAAAKEAKAGEAALRRLMRASKIAKQKEVWTSAQSRPARRERHELWESAMREFIEDDTRASGKEVASGGLHGEKGRFEIADHSMIVNTEKRYFRHEVPRSGARKALAAAQGISSKG; encoded by the exons ATGTCGTCCGAGGCGCGAAAACGGACGGCAGAGcccgccgacgacgagctgCCAGCCAAGAGGCAACGAAGCGTGGAGGGCGACATCGACTCGGCCGTGGAACAACTGCAGGCATTGAATATCGCACCTTCCATCACCCATGAGGAGATGGCGCGCGCTGGACTGCGTCGCGCCATCGCCCTCGCCTTGAAGCATGTTGGATTCGACTCGTCCGCGAAGGATGCCATGGAGATGTTTACAACGATGGTGGAAGAGT ATGTCGAGTCGCTCTTCGGGACTGTCAAGATCAATGCCAATGCTGCTCGCCGTTCCCAACCCATTCCTCGCGACTTTGAGCGCGCGTTGAAGTACTTCAACCTGACCACCACTGCGCTCGAACCACACAAGAAGAATCCCATTCCAAGAGCCAAGAGGATGCCTGAATACGAGCCGATACCAGAGCGCGATCCCGTTTTCGTCGACATGCCAGTTCTCGGCGCGGAGCTGGACGGTGCTCGCGACAAGGAATCCAAACTCTACATCCCCAAGTCGTTCCCTGCCTTTCCAAGCATTCATACCTACAGATACACGCCTGAGACGGTTGAGACCGCTACCGTGGTGGACGACTGGGGGAGCTTTGCTTCGGATTCACAATCCCAGACGCTCAACGGATCACAAGCCACGCCACAGCCGCAACGACCGCTTGCACCCGAGGAGATTCCCCATGGCGATCCCAAGAAGCTGCGCGAGGCTGCCGCAAAGGAAGCAAAGGCAGGGGAGGCGGCTCTACGAAGGTTGATGCGCGCCTCCAAGATCGCGAAGCAGAAGGAGGTCTGGACTTCGGCGCAATCTCGGCCAGCGAGGCGGGAGCGTCATGAGCTTTGGGAGTCTGCTATGCGCGAGTTCATCGAGGATGACACGAGGGCCAGCGGAAAAGAGGTGGCGTCAGGAGGGTTGCATGGCGAGAAGGGCAGGTTCGAGATTGCCGATCATAGCATGATTGTCAACACGGAGAAGCGCTATTTCAGGCATGAAGTCCCTCGAAGTGGTGCCAGGAAGGCCTTGGCCGCCGCTCAGGGTATCTCCAGCAAGGGTTGA
- a CDS encoding hypothetical protein (COG:L; EggNog:ENOG503NU5M): MLCGKSKNTLKALLVVDLQNDFISPDGALPVSEPDDFVKRSLELVKAFRDSGAGDVVWVRSEFERHRSLSAEGEQIITANVPIRPPRPGSARGRPPTSREHDGAAMEADDEAFLSNGGAPKKPCVRKGTKGAELVAEVQEAVDATRDIVFTKTHYSAFASSQQELVQTLRRRFVTGLYVCGALTNISIYATALDAGRHGYEITIVEDCCGFRNQLRHFNAVKQLVQLTGSEVVNASAGMQELQPPPADSRPSGLSPFISNMQLNRPSGSSVTPRKDKAPGPTSTSPKTAPPPPDRGARGPSTSTAAHQRPSQDAHVQVQQQYIHTALEADSDSSPSDNDDESLRKQEKQPVTSVGGSKQGELSLSSPQGPARAPGAPITKSENATRDSTEKKADPDEQHQTKRTEIEVGSETDNMDKKQHDSPKIEPDPEVEKITQQLTNSKIEVDSDSERDSKEPGSPKMEAGSDAKSVDVKLTSAVSEPFCEGDTHVITNVLSPTLAADAFERLLEEVSWAGMSHMGGEVPRRIAVQGEVDKDGNMPVYRHPADESPPLLPFSPTVLQIKTGIEKHLGHPLNHVLIQHYRGGDDYISEHSDKTLDIVPNSFIANLSLGAERTMVFRTKRRPSKHHQEETSPAEKAKRQIQRVPLPHNSLLRMGLSTNKHWLHAIRPDKRPPLSKSPSELSHSGHRISLTFRQIGTYINPSQTLIWGQGSPGKTFGEAQPVRNGQTPEAIQLLKAFSAENNDPAFDWEGFYAGGFTVLHMGTPKRYCLGSDVIANASVLFALGELGVNCAKGSVSTAGGRFEDNDPDRGVVEGWGNVLRYLDAVYGAGRRYDQFGPGQVAKRFMLLDRAVREFGEGVWRPVREGLGERLGGEEPGMGKVKKVVTVLLWEELEFWEGEVRAGAERGKGLFVLGGETASPVDFALWPVLHDIVRVCGERVFAVSFGSKGKTTEEGEEEVRQVYLRKYYEGIKQRAGVRERVLGLWEGEPS, from the exons atgctgtGTGGAAAATCCAAGAATACTCTGAAG GCCCTGCTGGTCGTCGACCTCCAAAATGACTTTATTTCCCCAGACGGAGCTCTGCCTGTGAGCGAGCCTGACGACTTTGTGAAGCGGTCCCTTGAGTTGGTCAAAGCTTTCCGAGATTCTGGCGCCGGTGATGTGGTCTGGGTCCGCAGCGAGTTTGAGCGTCACCGGTCATTATCGGCCGAAGGAGAGCAGATCATCACAGCCAACGTGCCAATACGCCCACCAAGACCAGGCAGCGCTCGGGGTCGCCCTCCCACCTCACGAGAACACGATGGCGCCGCGATGGAGGCTGACGACGAGGCATTTCTGAGCAACGGAGGGGCCCCGAAGAAGCCCTGTGTTAGAAAGGGGACCAAGGGAGCCGAGTTGGTTGCAGAAGTCCAAGAAGCCGTCGATGCAACCCGGGATATTGTCTTCACCAAGACACACTACAGCGCCTTTGCCTCGAGTCAACAAGAGTTGGTGCAGACACTGAGGCGTCGCTTCGTGACAGGGCTGTACGTGTGTGGAGCCCTGACCAACATCAGCATCTACGCGACAGCGCTGGATGCAGGCAGACATGGATACGAGATTACGATTGTGGAGGACTGCTGTGGTTTCCGGAATCAGCTGCGGCACTTCAACGCCGTCAAACAGCTCGTGCAGTTGACGGGCAGCGAGGTGGTCAACGCCAGCGCAGGCATGCAAGAACTGCAACCGCCGCCGGCAGACAGCCGCCCGTCTGGGCTCTCCCCCTTTATCTCCAACATGCAGTTGAACCGGCCGAGCGGGTCTTCGGTCACACCACGGAAAGACAAGGCTCCCGGGCCCACCTCCACGTCTCCCAAGACggcgccgcctccaccagATCGGGGCGCAAGGGGgccaagcacttcgactGCTGCACACCAACGCCCTTCCCAAGACGCCCATGTCCAAGTCCAACAGCAATACATACACACGGCCTTGGAGGCTGACTCGGACTCGTCGCCGTCAGACAACGATGATGAGTCGCTGAGGAAACAGGAGAAGCAGCCCGTCACGAGTGTTGGTGGTTCAAAGCAGGGCGAGCTGTCATTGAGCAGCCCACAAGGTCCGGCCCGCGCCCCTGGCGCACCAATCACTAAATCTGAGAATGCCACTAGG GACTCGACCGAGAAGAAAGCCGATCCTGACGAGCAGCACCAGACCAAGAGAACCGAGATCGAGGTGGGCTCTGAGACGGACAACATGGACAAGAAGCAACACGACAGCCCCAAGATCGAGCCAGACCCGGAGGTTGAGAAGATCACCCAGCAGCTGACCAACTCCAAGATCGAGGTAGATTCGGATTCTGAGAGGGACAGCAAAGAGCCTGGCAGCCCCAAGATGGAAGCTGGTTCGGATGCCAAGAGTGTGGACGTCAAACTCACCAGTGCTGTATCAGAGCCTTTCTGTGAAGGCGACACTCATGTCATCACCAATGTTCTCTCGCCAACTCTCGCGGCCGATGCCTTTGAACGTCTGCTGGAGGAAGTCAGCTGGGCCGGCATGTCCCACATGGGCGGTGAGGTTCCTCGTCGCATAGCCGTCCAGGGTGAAGTCGACAAGGACGGAAACATGCCCGTCTACCGCCACCCAGCCGACGAATcgccccctctcctccccttctcccccaccgtccTCCAGATCAAGACCGGAATCGAAAAGCACCTCggccaccccctcaaccacgtCTTGATCCAGCACTATCGCGGCGGCGACGACTACATCAGCGAGCACAGCGACAAAACCCTCGACATCGTCCCCAACAGCttcatcgccaacctctccctcggcgcCGAGCGAACCATGGTTTTCCGCACCAAACGCCGCCCctccaaacaccaccaagaagaaaCCTCGCCCGCGGAAAAAGCCAAACGCCAGATCCAACgcgtccccctcccccacaactCGCTCCTCCGCATGGGCCTCTCGACAAACAAGCACTGGCTCCACGCCATCCGCCCGGACAAACgaccccccctttccaaatCCCCCTCTGAACTCTCCCACTCTGGCCAccgcatctccctcaccttccgCCAAATCGGAACGtacatcaacccctcccaaaccctcatCTGGGGCCAGGGCTCCCCCGGCAAAACCTTTGGTGAAGCCCAACCCGTCCGCAACGGGCAGACTCCGGAGGCGATTCAACTCCTAAAGGCCTTTTCCGCCGAGAATAACGATCCGGCTTTTGACTGGGAGGGGTTTTACGCCGGCGGTTTTACTGTGCTGCATATGGGGACGCCGAAGCGGTACTGTCTCGGGAGCGACGTCATCGCCAACGCGAGCGTCTTGTTCGCgctgggggagttgggggtaAATTGCGCAAAGGGGAGCGTGAGCACCGCGGGGGGCAGGTTTGAGGATAACGATCCCGaccggggggtggtggaggggtgggggaacGTGTTGAGGTATTTGGATGCGGTTTAcggggcggggaggaggtatgaTCAGTTTGGTCCTGGGCAGGTGGCCAAGCGGTTCATGTTGTTAGACAGGGCGGtgagggagtttggggagggggtgtggcgGCCTGTtcgggaggggttgggggagaggttgggaggggaggagccCGGGATGggcaaggtgaagaaggttgtgacggtgctgctgtgggaggagctggagttttgggagggggaggtcagGGCCGGtgcggagagggggaaggggttgttcgTCCTTGGGGGGGAGACGGCGTCGCCGGTGGATTTCGCCTTGTGGCCGGTGTTGCATGATATTGTGAGGGTTTGTGGGGAGCGGGTGTTTGCAGTGAGTTTTGGGAGCAAGGGGAAAACTacagaggagggggaagaggaggtcagGCAGGTATATCTCAGAAAGTATTACGAGGGGATCAAGCAGAGGGctggggtgagggagagggtgttgggaCTGTGGGAGGGAGAGCCTTCGTGA
- a CDS encoding hypothetical protein (EggNog:ENOG503PQ49), giving the protein MIMATLPRQLLFLLLLVISVKISISADCYYMNREKTTELTRCSNDANPKIESTLCCMPGDRCMVNSLCLREKKDGDKHYYRGGCTIKDWKGKSLYDCPPILCKPARVAGMYPCNTSNPDTGFVCQEAFPDGPPDHCDSSVTFDGGLENFLGTASPLPSPSTSVKDSTSASKPSETEGKGDPVKTSQDTADTSLAHTATRPAPGTSDVPVTTTVAEPTGTSNISVSTASGESTASVESTAAPPPPSSEEPQQDNSAVPVGVSIGVGLAVTIAGGFLVFFYIRKRQREAPIRAETPPPLDPSIQKPDNNYYPFAPYPSATQQGSLSSRNDDYFRQPKIPNVMETVAAPQQDNVYPGQPRYQPPKRTFSHELP; this is encoded by the exons ATGATTATGGCCACGCTGCCCCGGCAGCTTCtcttcctgcttcttctcgtcaTCTCGGTCAAAATTTCAATCTCGGCGGACTGCTACTACATGAACCGGGAGAAAACGACTGAACTTACGCGATGCAGCAACGATGCAAATCCCAAGATCGAGAGCACCCTGTGCTGTATGCCAGGGGATAGGTGCATGGTCAACTCGCTCTGCCTACGTGAGAAAAAGGACGGGGATAAGCACTACTACCGCGGCGGCTGCACCATCAAAGACTGGAAGGGAAAGAGTCTCTATGACTGCCCACCCATACTTTGCAAACCCGCTAGGGTAGCTGGAATGTACCCCTGCAATACTTCGAATCCGGACACAGGCTTTGTCTGTCAAGAGGCTTTTCCCGACGGTCCTCCTGACCATTGCGACAGCTCCGTAACCTTTGATG GTGGCTTAGAGAACTTCCTTGGCACCGCCAGCCCACTGCCATCCCCGAGCACGTCAGTCAAAGATTCGACGTCCGCTTCGAAGCCCTCTGAGACTGAAGGCAAAGGTGATCCGGTAAAGACATCCCAGGACACGGCCGACACGTCCCTGGCTCATACAGCTACCCGACCGGCGCCGGGCACCTCTGATGTCCCTGTCACCACAACCGTGGCTGAGCCGACCGGAACGTCTAATATCTCGGTTTCGACAGCTTCAGGAGAGTCGACGGCTTCAGTAGAGTCAACTGctgcaccacccccaccctcatCGGAAGAGCCCCAGCAGGACAACAGCGCCGTACCCGTCGGCGTTAGCATAGGAGTCGGTCTCGCAGTTACCATCGCGGGAGGATTTCTCGTCTTCTTTTACATCCGCAAGCGACAGCGGGAAGCGCCCATCCGGGCCgaaacccctcctccgctggACCCCAGCATCCAAAAGCCAGACAACAACTACTACCCGTTTGCTCCTTACCCTTCAGCAACTCAGCAGGGTTCCCTGTCAAGCCGAAATGACGACTACTTCCGCCAGCCAAAAATACCAAATGTGATGGAAACTGTGGCTGCCCCTCAGCAGGACAATGTATACCCGGGTCAGCCTCGATACCAGCCACCCAAACGGACGTTCAGCCACGAGCTGCCGTGA